A genomic region of Labeo rohita strain BAU-BD-2019 unplaced genomic scaffold, IGBB_LRoh.1.0 scaffold_200, whole genome shotgun sequence contains the following coding sequences:
- the LOC127159219 gene encoding ribonuclease inhibitor-like, with amino-acid sequence MNGVTRLCGCNLTAQSCGSLSLVLQSSNSVLRELDLSNNDLKHSGVKLLTDGLKSPNCQLEILRLCGCNLTAQSCESLSSALQSSNSNILRELDLSNNDLQDSGVKLLSDGLKSLKCQLEILRLSGCMVTEKGCRDVSSVLSLNTSHLRELDLSYNHPGDSGVKLLTEKLLYSTCSLDKLKYVYQEDFRLFYFSPSVTMCYIYIYLSVENNSQCSTQRSDPIIIWNDMKKQKTETIQLNCDNASKVLQETSCKTTGKVWKSNQVYGAIKLHQTRVIIF; translated from the exons ATGAATGGTGTCACAAG GTTATGTGgatgtaatctcactgctcagtcttGTGGGAGTTTATCATTAGTTTTACAAtcctcaaactctgtcctgagagagctggacctgagtaacaatgacctgaaGCATTCTGGAGTGAAGCTTCttactgatggactgaagagtccaaactgtcagctggagattCTGAG GCTATGTGgatgtaatctcactgctcagtcctGTGAAAGTCTGTCTTCAGCTTTACAATCCTCCAACTCAAAcatcctgagagagctggacctgagtaacaatgacctgcaggattctggGGTGAAGCTTctctctgatggactgaagagtctAAAGTGTCAGCTGGAGATTCTGAG attgtctggctgtatggtgacagagaaaGGCTGTCGTGATGTGTCTTCAGTTCTGAGTTTAAAcacctcacacctgagagagctggatctgagctacaatcacccaggagattCAGGAGTCAAACTACTCACTGAAAAACTGTTGTATTCAACCTGCTCACTGGACAAACTCAAGTATGTCTACCAGGAAGATTTTAGACTTTTCTATTTCAGCCCCTCAGTGACtatgtgctatatatatatatact TGTCAGTAGAAAataacagccagtgctccacacagagatctgatcccATCATcatctggaatgacatgaagaaacaaaaaactgagACAATTCAGTTGAACTGTGATAATGCCTCCAAGGTGCTTCAAGAAACCTCCTGCAAAACTACCGGAAAagt